Genomic segment of Deinococcus gobiensis I-0:
TGCGTCTCGCCGAGCAGCCCGCCCTGGCGCCCGTGTACCGGCATCAGCGCTTCCCTGGCCACAGTGCCCGGGTGCTGTACTGGGGCGAGGGACTCCCCGGGAAACAGATCGTGCTGCTCCAGGAGCGGCAAGGAGACGATCCCACGTGTACGCTCACGCAGATGTCTGAGGACACCTTCCTTGGCACGTACCTCGTCACGCTGACTGGCCCATAATCGGCACGGCATGCACCTGGCGACCTGGACCACGACCCAACTGATCAAGCAGCTGGCCGACTTCTATGCGGCCGACCAGCGGGACGAGGTGCGCCTGCCACGCTTACGCCGCGCGCTCGGGGACTATTTGGGGTGCCATCCGGAAGTGCTGGAGCAGGTATGGGCGGCCTGGGAAACGGAATTGGCGCTGACCGGCCAGCCGGTGGGGAAGATCGGATACTGGCTGGCGGTGGGTTTTCCGGAGCCGCGACCTGAAGATTCCTGAAACTTGCGTTTGGGACGGGGAAGTCTCAGGATGCCGGGTATGACGAAAAAGTCGACGAAGGCCGCGCCCAAGGCCGCACCGAAAGCCACCCCCAAGGCTACCCCTGCGCCGGTGGCCGCCGCGCCGGTGGAACGGAACAAGCTCGCGAAAACGCAACTGGCGGACCTGATCGCCGAGAAGTCCGGCCTGACGCGCAAGCAGAGTAGCGAGATGTTCGATGCGACGGTCGAAATCATTCTCGACGCGCTCAAGAGTGGGAAAGTGGTCGGGCTGCCGGGTCTGGGCACCTTGAGTGTCAAGGAGACGGCGGCGCGCACGGGCGTCCGCCCAGGGACGAGCGAGAAGATTCAGATCCCCGCTGGCAAGAAGGTCGCCTTCAAGGTCGCGGTGACCCTCAAAGACGCGCTGTAAGCGCACGGGAACAGAGAAGAGGGAGGCCATTCGAGCCTCCCTCTTCTCTTGTTCAGTCGAAGAGCGAGGGTTGCGCGGACGCGCTTCCTACGGGTGCCGTGGCACTCGGCAATGCCGAAACTTCTCGGAACTCCAGGCCTCGGCTCTCCAACTCCAGCCGCGCCGGCGTCGTGATGGACGGTGCGGCCAGGATGCCCCGCACCACTGCCCGCTTCCCCAACTTCTGCTCCACCGACCGCACATACCGCGCGAGCTGCGACACCGCATGTTGCGTGGCCCGGCCGCGCTTCAATTCCACCACCACATACCGCCCCTGCGCGTCCTGGGCGTACAGGTCGATGCCACCCGACTCGACCATCAGCTCCCGGTTCAGCACCCGCAAGCCCGGCTCGATCAACTCCGGGTGCTCCGCCAAGGTCTGCTGCATCTGTGCCTCTGACCCCTGGAGTACAAAGCCTCCGGCCTGTGCCAGCTCCAGCGCGAGGGCCATCTGGGGCTCCAGGAAGACCACCTGCACCAGTTCCTCCGGGCTGCGCCGCGAGGCCAGCAGCATGCAGACATCCTCATCCACCCGCGCGGTGATGCTATCCGTCTTCGGCTGCCAGTTCATCGGCTTGATGCCCGTCGGATGATGAATCTGGAGACTCCCGTCCTGCTTGATGAGCACCAGATACGTCCCCACGTCGGCGGTACTCGCTGCCCGGCCTTGATAGGTCACCTCCGCGAGCCCGGCCACCTGCACCAGGCAGTCCCGTGAGCGCGTGTAGCGGTTGAGGAACGCCGCGAGGTCGGCTGGGGCAGGGGAGAGCAGCTGGTCACGGATCACGCCCCCGTCATACCGCGTTCCCCTGCGCGCCGCCGTGGTGCGTTCCGCAGTTCTGGCCCCACCGCGGGCGGCGGGGCCAGGACGCGCCTATGCACCGCATCACCTTCGATCCCTACAAGCGCATCGAGATCACCCTGATCGGCGTCGGCGGCACCGGCAGCCTCCTGCTGACCCATCTCCTCCGCGTGGACGTGGCGATCCGCCAACTCGGGGGCGCAGGCCTGCACATCCGCGCCTTCGATCCGGACGTCGTGAGCGTCACGAACCTCACCCGCCAGAACTTCGCGCCGGCCGACGTCGGCCGGTACAAGGTCATCGCCCTCATCGAGCGCTGCAACCTGTACGCCGGGCGGGCGTGGGAGGCCTTCCCCCGCCGGGCTGAGCCCGCCGACTTCGCCCAGGGCAACCACGTCGTGATCAGCTGCGTCGATTCCGGCAAGAGTCGCCGGGAGATCTACGAGGCCATGCAGGGCCGGCACGTGCACTACTGGCTGGACTGCGGGAACGAGCGGGACACTGGACAGGTGGTGCTCGGGCAGTTGCGTGGGGGTCCGGAACGCCTGCTGCACATCCTCGACCGGGACGCGACGCGCATGCAGGGGCGCGAGGTCAACACGCCCAGCTGCTCGGCCGCCGAAGCGCTGACCCGGCAGAGCCTGTTCATCAACCCGCACATTGCCCTGGAAGCGGCCGAACTCATCGGGAAGCTCATCCTGCACGGGGAGACGAAGCACGGTGCCGTGTTCGTGAACCTGACGGGCACGGTGCGCAATGTCGCGCTCGAGGTGCCCGAGACCAAGCCCAGTAAGAAGAAGAAGGAGCGTCCCTTGCTGCCCCTCCGGAAGCCTAGAACGCCCCGCGCCGCGCGCGCCCGCCCGGTGGGGGAATGAGTCCGCGCACCCCCACGCCCGCCCCGACCCCTGAGTTCACCCTGGAGGACCTCACCACATGGCTGCATACCCAGCGACCGCCCGCACCTCGCACGTCTCCCATCCTCGCCGCGCTGGCCGAACTTCACCTGGGCGACCTCCTGGCCCAGGAGATCAAGTGTCTGCGGCCGGGCACCTCGGTCCTGCCCCCGACCCTGGTGCTGGTGCCCCCCCTGCTCCTCTGAGCGTCCCCCAGGCCGCCGGGCTCCCCACGGGCTTCCTCCTGACCGAGTACCACCCCGCAGCACAGCGGAATCACGCGCAGTTCAGCGAGACGGTGCTGCGCTTCGCCCGCGAGGGCCTGGTGCAGCTCCGCCCTCCGCACCGAGAGGACCATCCATTCGACTACCTCGCCCGACAGTATGTCGAGGCGCATCACGAGACCTTCAATGCGCCGGACGTACACATGGAGGTCGGGTGTCTCTCCCTGAGCGCTAGGCCGGAGGGCGGGTTGAGTCTGATGGTCTGGCCTCGGCGGGGCCGGGTGCTTTCCCTGCACCGCTTGCGGGCGGATCTGGGACGCGTCCATCCTGCCCTGTTCGGGGCTGTCATGGAGCGTCTACACCAGGCCCTATCACCGTATGCCCCCATCTTCACGGCGAAGGATGCCTATCTGGGCTTCCTGGAACTGCATTACGGTGACATGTGGCATGAGGACGCGCTGGAGGACCTCAACGAGGCCAGTCATGTAGAACTCCAGCCGAGCGAGCGGGACCTGTGGCGCTGGGCAGAGCGCCAGGGGCGGTGGAGTCCAGGAGAGGTGGGGAGGATGTTTCCTCGACCCCTCTTCAAGGGCCATCCCCGTCACCTGGAGCTGCTGCGGTTGCCGGAGGTGCAACGCCTCCAGGGGATCCCCACGCTGTGTGCCCTGCTGGACCACCTGCCGATGCTCCCCAAGAGCATCATGCAAGGCCGGATCTGGTACGAAGAGCGTCGCCTGATCCATCCCGGAGCGGTCGATATTGTGATCTGCCAGCGGGACCAGGGGCATGACCCCGTGCTGGAGTTCTATAACGAACTGGGGGACTATGTGGCCAACGATTCTTACGGCGAGATGGAGCACCTGCAGGCGTTCTCCGTGACGGACACCGCCTC
This window contains:
- the nucS gene encoding endonuclease NucS, whose amino-acid sequence is MIRDQLLSPAPADLAAFLNRYTRSRDCLVQVAGLAEVTYQGRAASTADVGTYLVLIKQDGSLQIHHPTGIKPMNWQPKTDSITARVDEDVCMLLASRRSPEELVQVVFLEPQMALALELAQAGGFVLQGSEAQMQQTLAEHPELIEPGLRVLNRELMVESGGIDLYAQDAQGRYVVVELKRGRATQHAVSQLARYVRSVEQKLGKRAVVRGILAAPSITTPARLELESRGLEFREVSALPSATAPVGSASAQPSLFD
- a CDS encoding HU family DNA-binding protein — translated: MPGMTKKSTKAAPKAAPKATPKATPAPVAAAPVERNKLAKTQLADLIAEKSGLTRKQSSEMFDATVEIILDALKSGKVVGLPGLGTLSVKETAARTGVRPGTSEKIQIPAGKKVAFKVAVTLKDAL
- a CDS encoding PRTRC system ThiF family protein — translated: MHRITFDPYKRIEITLIGVGGTGSLLLTHLLRVDVAIRQLGGAGLHIRAFDPDVVSVTNLTRQNFAPADVGRYKVIALIERCNLYAGRAWEAFPRRAEPADFAQGNHVVISCVDSGKSRREIYEAMQGRHVHYWLDCGNERDTGQVVLGQLRGGPERLLHILDRDATRMQGREVNTPSCSAAEALTRQSLFINPHIALEAAELIGKLILHGETKHGAVFVNLTGTVRNVALEVPETKPSKKKKERPLLPLRKPRTPRAARARPVGE